The genomic segment ATTGGTCCCACAAATTATTCTGCACATAAACTTTGTACATATCattcttaaaaaaattgtaCCTGCTTATAGACACATCTATATAATATGGATGTGTCCCCAAGTCTAACTGTTTGAAGGTTTCCATGTCTAGATCTTTTGAACACTTAGACACTTGACACTTGTGTCACATGTGTCTAGATCTTTTGAATACTTAGACACCTTACACCCATGTCACTTGTCAAGATAACATAGGCCGATGCTATTTTCTTCTTGGCCTATGATGGAACTATATTGTTACTTGCCAGTCAATCATACATATACTAGAGCTATGAGACGAACCACCATATAACAAGGATCTTTTAACATAATCACATTCATGGGCAATTAATACATATTTGTGGTGCTACAAATCCTCATTATGCATTTATGCTGCCTAAACATCAACTTATAAGTATGAACCTTTATGCAAACATTCAACAGTCATTCATTTAACTAGAAAATTCCAAACAACAATTCTATGTTCGGTTGAATCTTTTAGAACGAAAGCTAAATCCAGTCAATAGTCCAAACAACATCTCTCTCTGCATCCTATAGATATGTGAACATATCTGCAACATTTTAAGACAAAAATATCTCCTCCAGGTAATATGTAGCAAATCAATGCCATTTTAACATGCTTTAATATAATTAGTTCGACTTTGCAGAAACTGAAAATCATGAGCAAAGCTTTACTAATATTACATTTGATTTACTTGCATGGAAAATTATTGTGGAGATATGAGAAATCTCTACTTGCAGATGCTCTCATAGCATCACTTTGAATTTGTTTTAAGAAGCCCTGACAGAGAAGCACAATGCGTAGAGTTATAGTTGCACTTTTCACAGCATGTCTGCAACAATTCAATGACTTTGAGGCACCTGAAACAAGAATCAAAAGTCAAAATTTAGTAATTTGAATTATGTACAGTAATACATTATGGTAAAAGAACAAATATATGCACAGTAAAACTGCACCATTCAATCAATGGAAAAGGGCTCATAACGCCATTTTTCAGCATCTCATTTTGATCAAAGTGAGCTTCTACACCATCGGTGCAGCGCAGATCTCTATTTCACTTGGGAAGATGGATAGAGCCCTAGACATAGCAAATGCAAAATCCATAGTTCCCTGACTAAAAAATCCTGCCTGATAACACTCATGGAGCAACCCCTAAAACCTGATATTAGGTAAATCAGTATATGGTAATATGAGCTTTCTGATAAGACCATCAATTCTTGCACCACACTAAGGTGGACCTGAAGGACTCAGACGCATGCAATTGTTTCAGACAATCCTGTCAAGCTGGGCCAAATCGTTTACAAGGATAAGATATGTTAAGGATCTCTTTTTACAAATCTGTATTTGATTCTAAACATTCAtaatttctctcttctctcatcAAGAACAAAGTCTACCTACTTAAAATGCTTCGGTGATAGAAAGACCCTCATCTGCCCTTAAATTCATGAATTCTGCCATTTATGACAGAATATTAACCTAAAATCAAGACTCCACCTGATTCATCCGGACTTGGGACTGGCATTGATGATTTTCTTGCATCCACTGTTTAGTGTAAAAAACAATGATGTGTAGTTTATACATTACATTCTCTAGCTCGACATCGAAATTAACAGTATACACCATAAATGTCTTAAAAAGCACAACTTGCAAGACTAGGTTATCTCCAAATCATACTTCTCCAGAAATCCAATGCCCCTCTCAAACTCTATAGCTTGCTCTTTGCTAATCCTTCGGAAAAGAACCCTTACGTCTCATCTACCAAGATTCCGTTAACTGACAGAATTTTTGAAAACCAAATCCCTGGAGCTACGCAG from the Phoenix dactylifera cultivar Barhee BC4 chromosome 14, palm_55x_up_171113_PBpolish2nd_filt_p, whole genome shotgun sequence genome contains:
- the LOC103707492 gene encoding cx9C motif-containing protein 4; translated protein: MPRPSKEPCKKEACDIQSCLTKNNFIPQRCLKVIELLQTCCEKCNYNSTHCASLSGLLKTNSK